The following proteins come from a genomic window of Galactobacillus timonensis:
- a CDS encoding patatin-like phospholipase family protein, with protein sequence MKIGMIDVGGGMRGAFGCGVMDRCLDDGIMVDYGIGVSAGSANLVTYFAHQKGRCRQFYTDFAFRKEYMSFSNILHGRSYLDLDYIYGTLSNSNGEYPLDFARAKAENKEFYIVACNAVTGAPKYFTLDDGMAADHYDALKASSCVPIASKPFVIDGVPYVDGSLADPIPLDKALADGCDKVILILTKPKEHITQSTAYRLSEKWLRRKGYPKAAEGMHEKSERYNTALDKAMQLEKEGRVLIVAPSSIEGMQTLKKDHAAIDNLYCHGYEEGETVKQFLSK encoded by the coding sequence ATGAAGATTGGAATGATCGATGTTGGCGGCGGAATGCGCGGGGCCTTTGGCTGCGGCGTCATGGACCGGTGCCTGGATGATGGAATCATGGTGGATTATGGCATCGGCGTATCGGCAGGAAGCGCAAATCTCGTTACTTACTTTGCGCATCAGAAAGGACGCTGCCGCCAGTTTTATACTGATTTTGCCTTCCGCAAAGAGTACATGAGTTTTTCCAATATCCTTCATGGAAGAAGCTATCTGGATCTGGATTATATTTATGGGACACTGTCAAATTCCAACGGTGAATATCCACTGGACTTTGCCAGGGCAAAAGCGGAAAACAAAGAGTTTTATATTGTCGCCTGCAATGCCGTTACCGGCGCGCCGAAGTACTTTACGCTCGATGACGGGATGGCAGCGGATCATTATGATGCTCTGAAGGCGTCCAGCTGCGTACCCATTGCGTCGAAACCGTTTGTCATTGATGGTGTTCCCTATGTGGATGGCAGTCTTGCGGATCCGATTCCGCTGGATAAGGCACTTGCGGATGGCTGCGACAAGGTGATTCTGATTTTGACGAAGCCGAAGGAACATATTACTCAGTCCACAGCCTACCGTCTCAGTGAAAAGTGGCTCCGTCGCAAAGGCTATCCGAAGGCCGCGGAAGGTATGCATGAAAAGAGCGAGCGCTATAATACGGCGCTCGATAAGGCGATGCAGCTGGAGAAGGAGGGAAGGGTACTGATTGTCGCTCCCAGCTCCATCGAAGGCATGCAGACACTGAAGAAGGATCATGCAGCGATTGATAACCTGTATTGTCATGGATATGAGGAGGGAGAAACGGTGAAGCAGTTTCTTTCAAAGTGA
- a CDS encoding nitroreductase family protein: protein MTNENDILRVLKSRRSVRKYTSQVVAEDLLDRIVEAGLYAPTGMNRQAVIILKITDQATVRQLGHINGTIMGTGNDAFYGAPAVLCVLARRDNPTGLYDGCAVITNMLNEAESLGLGSCWIHRGKEQFETEEGKSILKRAGIDPDTYIGIDNVIVGYSEGEKMAAPARKGNRVYSIPAAGK from the coding sequence ATGACAAATGAAAACGATATTTTGAGGGTGTTGAAAAGCCGCCGTTCCGTCCGGAAATATACGTCACAGGTGGTGGCGGAAGATCTGCTGGATCGGATCGTTGAAGCGGGACTATATGCGCCGACGGGGATGAACCGCCAGGCTGTCATCATCCTGAAGATTACGGATCAGGCAACGGTGCGTCAGCTTGGACACATCAACGGGACGATTATGGGGACAGGAAACGATGCATTCTATGGGGCTCCGGCAGTGCTGTGCGTGCTGGCAAGGAGAGATAATCCAACCGGTCTTTATGATGGGTGCGCCGTTATTACAAATATGCTGAATGAGGCAGAATCTCTGGGTCTTGGCTCCTGCTGGATTCATCGTGGTAAAGAGCAGTTTGAGACAGAAGAAGGAAAGAGTATTCTGAAGCGTGCTGGCATCGATCCGGATACCTATATTGGCATTGATAATGTCATTGTCGGATACTCGGAGGGTGAAAAGATGGCTGCACCGGCAAGGAAAGGAAACCGTGTCTACTCCATTCCGGCGGCCGGAAAATAG
- a CDS encoding low molecular weight protein-tyrosine-phosphatase, with the protein MMKILFVCHGNICRSPMAEFYMKDLVNRNGDADRFVIESRATTREEIPAGRGNPIYPPALDQLMIHGIGTKDNELGVHAKGARMIQAKDYCDYDLLIGMDEENIEMMRAKWNDPDHKIHLLLSYAGLDRSVADPWYTRNFQDAWDDIVLGCNALYQAVSK; encoded by the coding sequence ATGATGAAAATACTGTTTGTATGCCATGGCAATATCTGCCGCTCCCCGATGGCAGAATTCTACATGAAGGATCTTGTGAATAGAAACGGTGATGCGGACCGGTTTGTGATTGAATCTCGTGCTACGACGCGGGAGGAGATACCTGCGGGACGCGGGAATCCGATCTATCCACCGGCGTTGGACCAGCTGATGATTCACGGGATCGGAACGAAAGACAATGAGCTTGGGGTTCATGCCAAAGGCGCACGCATGATACAGGCCAAGGATTACTGCGACTATGATCTTCTCATCGGCATGGATGAAGAAAATATAGAAATGATGCGTGCGAAGTGGAACGATCCGGATCATAAGATTCATCTTCTGCTTTCCTATGCTGGGCTGGACCGCAGCGTAGCGGATCCCTGGTATACGCGCAATTTCCAGGATGCATGGGATGATATTGTGCTTGGCTGCAATGCGCTTTATCAGGCTGTATCAAAATGA
- a CDS encoding GIY-YIG nuclease family protein, producing MTFEAKDEERCGVIYTIEFDKDGNLVRWDSRPVLNADPHHLHEGSSRKAVRFLFSIAGVLAVVFLVLKFGVTVPLAVRIMVLAGAVVFFLCGIIILIRTMNADGKWESSQEFLSHWIIDARKHKGYKYHDGPGCYVIATYRDPLNDFDDLLHYDNVYVGQSLTVYQRVYNHFAGRGNGKVYGDLKYGMYAYVRIVPCKRKELNTMEKKLIHLYHATHSYNMTKGGASNWK from the coding sequence ATGACTTTTGAGGCGAAGGATGAGGAACGCTGCGGCGTCATCTATACGATTGAGTTTGATAAGGACGGCAATCTGGTTCGCTGGGACAGTCGGCCGGTTTTAAATGCGGATCCGCATCATCTTCATGAAGGAAGTTCACGAAAAGCAGTCAGATTTCTGTTTTCAATTGCAGGTGTGCTGGCAGTTGTGTTTTTGGTACTGAAATTTGGTGTAACGGTGCCGCTGGCGGTACGGATCATGGTGCTGGCCGGCGCCGTTGTCTTCTTTCTTTGCGGCATCATCATTTTGATTCGAACGATGAATGCGGATGGAAAATGGGAGAGCAGTCAGGAGTTTCTTTCCCACTGGATTATCGACGCCAGAAAACATAAAGGTTATAAGTACCATGACGGTCCGGGTTGTTACGTCATTGCGACATACCGTGATCCGCTTAATGATTTCGATGATCTGCTGCATTATGACAATGTCTATGTCGGCCAGTCGCTGACCGTGTATCAGCGGGTGTATAACCATTTCGCCGGCCGCGGCAATGGGAAGGTGTATGGGGATCTGAAATATGGCATGTATGCCTATGTACGCATCGTTCCCTGCAAACGCAAAGAGCTGAATACGATGGAGAAAAAACTGATTCACCTTTATCATGCGACGCATTCGTACAATATGACAAAGGGCGGTGCCTCGAACTGGAAATAG